GCGTACAACCTTAGCCTGCTCGACTGAGGCAACCTCAAATCTTATCGCGTTCTGGCAGCGCTGGCTCACAAGGCGTAGCCGCGTTCCTGGTAGCGAATACCTGGCCATGAAAAAACCCCAAAAGTTGACATTCAACTTTTGGGGTTTTCAGTTCACGCAGCGTCGCCTCTGCGACGCTCAGCTGCTACAGGCTCAGCAGCACGACGCCCGACTTCCCCCATACCGCGCCTCCTGGCGCTCACGGAAGAATTCCTCGTACGTCATCGCCGGCTCATCTGGATGCGTACGCTCCATGTGCGCCAGGTACGTGTCGTACTCGGGCAGGCCGACCATCAGGCGCAGCGACTGCCCGAGGTAATTTCCGGCCTGCTTCAGGGTGCCGAACATCAGGCCACCTGCGGTGCGGGCATGGCGACGTACGGCGACTCTTTCGCGGTCGGGCTGTTCGCCTTGCGGGCATCCATCACCGTGCGCAGACCATAGAACAGCACGGCCAGCACGACGAAAATGAAGAAGCCGGCCAGGCTGGCGTTGACGTAGTCGTTGAAGATGATCCGCTCCATGTCGAGGATCGACTTGGCCGGCGCCAAAATCGTGCCGGCATCATGCGCAGCCTGGTACTTGTTGGCGTGCGCCACGAAGCCGATACGCGGGTCGACGTGGAAGATCTTCTGGTAGCCCGCCGTCAGCGTACAAGCCAGCAGCCACAGCGTCGGCAGTGCAGTGACCCACGCGTACTTGCCACGCTTCATCTTGAACAGCACGCAGGTGCCCAGCATCAGTGCGATACCGGCCAGCATCTGGTTGGCGATACCGAACAGTGGCCACAAGGTGTTGATGCCGCCCAGCGGATCGACCACGCCCTGGTACAGGAAGTAGCCCCAAGCCGCCACGCACAGGCCGGTGGCCAGCAGGTTGGCCGGCAGCGAGTCGGTGCGCTTGAGCGATGGTGCGAATGCGCCCAGCAGATCCTGCAGCATGAAGCGGCCGGCACGGGTGCCCGCGTCCACCGCGGTCAGGATGAACAGCGCCTCGAACAGGATCGCGAAGTGATACCAGAACGCCATCATGGTCTGGCCGCCGACCACGTTCGACAGGATGTGGGCCATGCCCACCGCCAGCGTCGGTGCGCCACCGGCGCGCGAGATGATGGTGTGCTCGCCAACGTCCCGGGCCATCTGTTCCAGTGCCTCCGGCGTGATCACGAAGCCCATCTGCGAGACGGCAGCGGCGGCCGATTGCGCCGTGGTGCCCAGCAGGGCAGCCGGGCTGTTCATGGCGAAGTAGACGCCCGGGTCGATGGTCGACGCGGCGATCAGCGCCATGATGGCGACAAAGCTTTCCATCAGCATGCCGCCGTAGCCGATGAAGCGCGCCTGCGTTTCATTTTCCAGCATCTTCGGCGTGGTGCCCGAGGCGATGAGGGCGTGGAAGCCCGACACGGCGCCGCAGGCAATCGTGATGAACAGGAACGGGAAGATGCCGCCCGACCAGACCGGACCGGTACCATCGACGAACTTCGTCACGGCTGGCATGCGCAGGTCGGGTGCGACGACCAGGATACCGATCGCCAGCGCCAGGATGGTGCCGAT
The sequence above is a segment of the Oxalobacteraceae sp. CFBP 8761 genome. Coding sequences within it:
- a CDS encoding carbon starvation protein A is translated as MKKMTSMLGWIALSILGAFSLGYIALKRGETINAIWIVAAAGCVYLIAYRFYSKFIANKVLGLDATRQTPAHKFNDGLDYVPTNKNVLFGHHFAAIAGAGPLVGPVLAAQMGYLPGMMWILAGVVFAGAVQDFIVLFMSTRRDGRSLGDLIKSEMGEIPGMIALLGTFMIMVIILAVLALIVVKALTGSPWGTFTVMATIPIALFMGVYSRYVRVGRIGEISAIGFVLLMLAIVGGQWVHDSPVWGPMFTFTGTELTWMLIGYGFVAAVIPVWLLLAPRDYLSTFLKIGTILALAIGILVVAPDLRMPAVTKFVDGTGPVWSGGIFPFLFITIACGAVSGFHALIASGTTPKMLENETQARFIGYGGMLMESFVAIMALIAASTIDPGVYFAMNSPAALLGTTAQSAAAAVSQMGFVITPEALEQMARDVGEHTIISRAGGAPTLAVGMAHILSNVVGGQTMMAFWYHFAILFEALFILTAVDAGTRAGRFMLQDLLGAFAPSLKRTDSLPANLLATGLCVAAWGYFLYQGVVDPLGGINTLWPLFGIANQMLAGIALMLGTCVLFKMKRGKYAWVTALPTLWLLACTLTAGYQKIFHVDPRIGFVAHANKYQAAHDAGTILAPAKSILDMERIIFNDYVNASLAGFFIFVVLAVLFYGLRTVMDARKANSPTAKESPYVAMPAPQVA
- a CDS encoding YbdD/YjiX family protein, whose product is MFGTLKQAGNYLGQSLRLMVGLPEYDTYLAHMERTHPDEPAMTYEEFFRERQEARYGGSRASCC